The DNA window ATTTTAGAAAAATCAGAAGAATTAAATAAATTAACAGCAGAACTAGTAACTAAAAAAACTTGGTATAATATTGTAAAATTTATTGAAGAAAAAGATAATTTAGCAATTAGTCAAGCACTAAGAGGATGGAAACAAACTATTCAAAAAATTGGAAAAGGTACAGGAAAAAATACTGTATTATATAAAAAACATGCAAAAGAAAAGATGTTACTTTGTCAAAAAGTTGTTCCTGCTTGGATTATGCCTTTAAATAAAGTATTTGATACTTTAAATCCTGTTGAAAATAAATTTGACATAGTTATAGTTGATGAAGCTAGCCAATCAGATATAAGTTCATTAATTTTACTATATATGGCTAAAAAGATTATAATTGTTGGAGATGATAAACAAGTTAGTCCATCAGATGTAGGTATTAACATTGATAAAATAAATATGTTTAGAAGAAAATACATCAAAGGTAAAATAGCTAATGATGATTTGTATGGAATAAGAGCCTCATTATATTCTATTGTGTCAACTACATTTCAACCTATAAGTTTAAGAGAACACTTTAGATCTGTTCCTGAAATTATTGGGTATAGTAATAAAACATCTTATGATAATCAAATATTACCTTTAAGAGATTCAAACTCATCTATTTTAAAACCTGCTATTGTTGAGTGTAAAGTAGATGGAAAAAGGGATGAGAAAAATAAAATTAATAAAATTGAAGCTAAAGCTATTGTTAGCTTGATTGAAGTTTGTATAGGTATGAAAGAATATAAAAATAGTAGCTTTGGAGTTATTTCATTGTTAGGAGATGAACAAGCTGAATTAATTCAAAATTTAATAGTTAAGAGAATTCCAGCAATTGAAATTGAAAATCATAAAATTTTATGTGGAAACCCTGCTAGCTTCCAAGGAGATGAAAGAGATGTAATGTTTATTAGTTTGGTAGATAGTAGTGAAAATAATAAAACTCTTAGATTAGTTGGTGAAGGTGTAGAAGGAGCAACTAGAAAAAGATATAATGTTGCAATTAGCCGTGCTAAAGATCAATTATGGATAGTTCATTCAATAGATAAAAATAGCTTAAAAGAAGGAGATTTAAGAAAAGAATTATTTGAATATATAAATTCTGTAAAAGAAAACACTTTTGAGAAAACTATTGATGAAAATACAGTTATTTCTGATTTTGAAAATGAAATTACAAAACATTTATTAGAAAAAAATTATACTGTAAAACAACAATGGAAAGTAGGTTCTTATGACATAGATATAGTTGCTATTTATGGAGATAAAAAAATTGCTATTGAATGTGATGGAAAAAATTTAAATCACCCACAAGAAGAAATCGTTACTAGCTTAGCAGAACAAGAAGTTTTAAAGCGTTGTGGTTGGGAATTTGTGAGAGTGAGAGCGAGTCAATATTTTAGAAATCCAGATAAAGCAATAAAAGAACTTATACTTCAATTGGAAGAAAAAGGAATATATCCTAATAACAAAGAAATTCAATCTAATAGAACTGAATTATTGGATAGTATAAAAGCAGAAGCATTAGAGTTAATGGAGAAATATGAAGAAAATTAAAGAAGAAAAAAGAGAAAATGTTATCATAAAAACAAGTATTATAGGAATTTTTATAAACTTATTATTAGTTGTTTTTAAAGCAATAATTGGTTTAATTTCAAATTCTATTGCTATTTTATTGGATGCAGTAAATAATTTGAGTGATGCACTATCTTCTATTGTTACAATTATTGCAACTAAATTAGCAGATTCTGAGCCAGATAAAAAACATCCTTTGGGACATGGTAGAATAGAATATTTAAGTGCAATGATTGTTGCAGGAATTATTTTCTATGCTGGTATAACTTCTTTAATAGAGTCTATTAAAAAAATTTTTAATCCACTAGAAGTTGAGTATTCAAAAGTTACTTTTATTATACTAATAGTTTCAATTATGCTAAAACTTCTACTTGGAAGGTATGTAAAAAATATTGGAGAAAAATTTAATTCTCCATCACTTGTTGCATCTGGTTCAGATGCAACAAGTGATGCTATTCTTTCATCTTCTGTTTTAGTATCAGCAATACTATATATTTTTACAGATATTAATATAGAAGCCTATGTTGGAGTTCTTATTTCAATTTTTATAATTAAATCTGGTATAGAAATATTTATGGATGCTGTAAATGAAATTTTAGGAAAAAGAGTTGATAAGGAAACAATAAATGAAATTAAGAAAACTATCTGTAAAATTGAAAATGTATATGGGGCTTATGACTTAATGTTACATAACTATGGACCTGACAAATATGTAGGCTCTGTTCATATTGAAATACCTGATTCAATGACAGCTGAGGAAATTGATCCTCTCGAAAGAAAGGTAACTAACATAGTTTTACAAAAACATAATGTTTATTTATCAGGGATTACAATATATTCAATGAATACCAAAAATGAGGACATAGCTAAACTTCGTTATAAGATTTATAAAATAGTTATGTCAAATGATGGAGTCTTAGAATTTCATGGTTTCTATTTGGAAGAAAAAAATAAATCTATTAGGTTTGATATAATCATTGACTACTCTATAAAAAATAGAGAAGAAATCTATAATAAGATTTTAAATGATGTTAAAAAGGAATATCCAGATTATACTATTAATATTAAAGTGGACATTGATATATAATAAAAAAACTGTTGCTTAGTATTAAATGTTAAGTAAAAATAGTTCGTTACTAGCCAGATTTTTAAACGGACAAAAATTAAGAATTCGCTGCAAATTCAGCAAACTTGCTAACAAGTCAGCTTCAAACATGCTGAGATTTGCTCGGCTCATTCTATTTAATTTTTATCCTAAAATCTGGAATGTAACTCTCTTATTTTTATTAACATTATAAGATAAACTTTGCAACAGTCTTTTATAATGTACCTATTTAGCTTCTATCCAAAGAACTGCATCTTGTGAAAGTTCTTTTCCATTATGTTTCATTTCTCCACCTGCACCTAATGCTGCAAATCCCCAATATCCTTTATGAACTGGAACAAAAGAGAAGTATCCATTTTCATCTGCATAAATAACAGTTGCAGTTTTTTCTTTTTGTAATTCCCCTACAAATTTAGAATTTTTAATATTAGAATTTAAATATTCTATTTCTATTTCTGCATTAGCAACTGGCTTTCCAGCTTTATCAACAACTTGTGCTCTAAAAATTTCACCTTTCCAAGTGATAGGGTTAGATAAAGGAATTATTTCAGGATATCCATTAGCTAATCTTTTATTCCAATCAGTAGCTAAATCATCTTTATTAACTAACACCTTAGTAATTTGTTGAATATAAACTTCTTCTGATGCTTCATAATATGGAGCAGGAACAAAAACTAATCCCCAATCTCCTCCACCTTTTAATCCAGAGCTTTTGTCTAAATTAAATTTATAAGAAGCAACTTGTTTAGAAGCAGGTCCAAATTTTGATGCTTTTAAATTTGCTTTTAAATCAGTTTTTTCTCCGTTATGAATAGAGAAAAATTCTACAACAGGATTTATAGTTCCTTTTTCATCTTTTCCAATATCCATACTGTGAGCTTCAACTCCATCTGATGGATGTGTAAAAATTAATTCAAATGGCACAGAAGATTTCCCAGAAATATTAGAATCAGCTGTGTAAATCATTTGAAAATGTGCAAAAGAAGATACAGACATAGTAGCTACAAGAGCTCCAATAAGTAATTTTTTAGATAACATTATATTCCTCCTAAATTTATTTTGTTTTGCAAAGTTTTATTCTTTTAGATTATAGCACTACTTATTTTGTCTGTCAAATTTAAAATAATTTAAATAAAAAATAGACGATATGTAAAAATATCATCTAAATTTTTAAATGAAAGTCTTCAATTTTTTTCTTTTTATTTTATAGTCTGGCATATATTTTTCAACCAAAGCCCAAAAATCTTTTTGATGATTCATATAAAATATATGACATAATTCATGTAAGACAACATATTCAATACATTCAATATCTTTTTCAATTAAATCAGAGTTAAAACTAATATAGTTTTCTTTTTTATGGTATATTCCCCAAGCAGAAGAGAGTTTTTTAATTTGATAATAATTAATGTTTCTATTTAAAAGTTTAGTATATTTATTTAAATATTCATCTAAAATAGCTTTTAACTTTTCAAGTTTCCATTCTAATAATTTTTTTTCTATTTTTGCATTATCAATATTTTTTGAATAAATGTAGATACTTGTATCAGTCAATCTTATTCTTTCTAAATCTGATTCAATAATTTTTTTATCTATTTCTTTCCCTAAAATTTTTATACTACTCTCTTTAAGAGTATTTTTATTTTCCTTAGCTACCTTTATTTTTTCTAAAGTTGTTTCTATCCATTCCTTTTTACTCTGACTGAACCTCCCACGACTGAAGTCACGGGGTTCTAAAATCTTTAAAAATATTTAAAAATTTTCTAAGAAGTTTGATAGCTTTACACTACCCTTATTCTTTTAGGTGTGTTCAGCTCACCTCTATTGTATAGGATACTTAAATCCACAACTTTACTTTTTCTTAGAATATTTAATGCTCCATTACAATCTGCATTTATAAGTTTATCTGCACTTGTTTGATATAGTCCTCTTTTTATTCTTTTTCCACTGAATATATATTCTTGTGGATTTTCTTTATCATATATTGGGATTTCATCTCCATCAAAGAAACTTGCTTTTGATGTATAACTTTCTTCTTGTAGTTTAAATTCTATTCCATATAGTTTACATAGATATATTAATTTATCTCTTAATTTCCCATAAGGTATATTTACAAAATTTTGATTATTTATACTTCCTATATTTGAATTTCTTTGAAAGTCCTCATTATATCCTAGAACTATCTTTCCTATATCATTATTAAGACAATAATTTATTATTATTCTTGCTGCTTTTGAAAGATAATCTTCTATGCGATTATTTCTCTTTCTAGCTATTCTCTTTTGTCTTAATGTTGTGTGCTCAATCTTTTGCTTATCTTTTATACTTTGTAATTTTGCATTTATCTTGTTATAGTATTGATTTATTGATTTTAATTTTCTACCATCTATTAGGAATGAAGCTCCAGTATTTGTAACACAAGTACATAGATTGTCTATACCTAAATCTATTCCTAGTCCATTTTCTCTATTTAATTCCCTTTGAATTTCTTTTACTTCATAAGTATATTGAATTTCAAAGTACCTAGAATATTGTTTAGGTATTATTCTGATCTCTTTTATTTTCTTGCCTTTTAATACTGGTGGTAGTTTTATTGCGATTTCCTTATGTGTCTTTCTAAATAAATTTGAATAAGGAATAATCAGCATATCATCTTTTAATCTAACAAAACCTATAACAAGAGTTGTAAATCTATCTTTAGCAAGATATTTAGGTAATTTAATTTTTTTATTATCATATTGACCATTCTTAACAAGTTTTAAAAGTCCAAAAAATGATTTGAAACTTCCATCTACTTCTTTTAGAATTTGTTGAGCCATATTAGAATTTAATTTCTTGTAATTTTCACTATTTTTAAGTATTTTATAGTTTTCATTATAACTTAAGTACTTTTTATTTCTAAAATAGTATTGTCTAATATTATATATAGCTTCATTAGTTAAGTTCTTGGCTATATGAGATAAATATTTTAAATTTCTAAACTCTTTTTTACTAAGATGTTTTACTTGTTGTTTTAATGTTAAATACATATATAATCACCTCCTTTTCATTAGAGATATTATATCATATATTCTACATCTTATCTATTAAAAAGTAATATTTTTTTAGCTATTTTTAAATATTTTTAAAGTTTATAAAACCCCACAACAGTGGGAAGTGTCGTTCACATAAGTGCGCTACTACTTATGCAGTTCTCTTATGAACTTCTTGTTATCTCTAACAAGCACAGACTATATCTTATCCATAGTGTATCTCAACACCTTAGGCGAAACCACTTCCAATACCAATCACTTGTATTGTACTCCCCTCACGAGGGATAGTCGTTGAACTTTCCTTTTCAGGCTTAGCTGCTGATTGTCTATTGTTTGCCTTTCTATATGGCTCAGTGTTTAGGATTTAACCTTGCACTATCTAGTATATTTTTTCTGCTTTCGCTACCTTCACATTTGCCTCTTATGAGTAAGATTGCTATGTTGTGGTTATACTAGCTTTAAGAGTTCCCAGCAATTCAGTTTCTTTGTTGCACGGTTTTGCTCCGTGTCTACATACAAGTTTCCCTATATGCTTACTAAAATTTTCGTGCAATTCATCTCACGACTAAAGTCACGAGTGTTCTTGCACTATTTAATAAAGTTTTCTATATCTTTATTACTTGCATGCAGAGGAACAGATACTGCAATCCTTAAATCAGGGTATATTCTAATTATAAAATTTTTTATTTTCTTCTTTGTAACTGTATATTCCACTTTATCACTCCTTATAATATTATAACAAATTTTAACCATTTTTTAATTATATTATGTTAAAATTAATAAAATTAATTTATGAGAGGAGAAAATTTTTAAGTGAATAAACTATTAAAATTAAAGATTAAATATATTATTTTTATATCAATATTTTTTGTAATTTTCTATAAAGGGGCTGAATTTTACACATATACAGTTAAGAATGTTCCTTCATATTTTATGGATTGGGAGAAAAACATTCCTTTTTTGCCCATATTTATGTTACCATATATGACATCAGCACCATTCTTTTTAGTAACTATATTTTTGGAAAAAAATGAAAGTAGTTTAAAATTACTTATGAAAAGAGCAGTCTTTTTAACAGTAGTTTCTACTACTATATTTGTAATATTTCCAATGAAATTTTATTTTTCAAAGCCAGAAATTGACAATCAAATTTTTAAATTCCTTTTTTATTTATTAGGAAAATTAGATAGTAGTTTTAACCAATGTCCATCATTACATGTAAGTTTTGCATTTCTTTCAGTTGTAGTTTATTGTAGAGAGGTAAAATCTAAATTTTTAAAATCATTTTTATGTATATGGGGATTCTTACTTGCAATTTCAATTTTATTTGTATATCAACATCATTTTATTGACTTTGTAGGAGGAACATTAATGTTTTTACTAACTTGTATAATTTTTCCAAGAAAAAAAGGCTAAATAGTAGCCTTTTTTAATAGTCATATTTTGGACCTGACCAATAGATATTTTCTTTCTCAACAGTTTCTTTTGGTAAATTTACATCTTTTAAAGCCCATTTTCTAAATTCATGGAAACCTGTTCTATCAACTATATATCCTATATGTTCCTTTCCATTAGGAGCATCTTTAGCTATATATTCTTTAACATATTGATAAGTGTTTTCAATAATTTTAACTATACTATCTTCATCTACCCATCTTAACCAATCTTCAGCAAGTCTAGGATTTTTCTTTCCAGTTCTTCCCATAATCATAAGTTTATAATATTTTTTAGGGCTTCTTGTCCAAGCTGACATAGGACAATTTATAACACATTCTCCACAACCTATACATTTGTTTTCATCTCTAATAATTTTATTATTTTCCATTCTTAGAGCTTCAACAGATATTTTTTTACATTTTTTTACACAAGCATTACAAGCTACACATCTATCCATTTCATATTCAGGTAGACAAGTTCCAATTATTCCAAAGTCATGCATTCTTGCTTTTATACAATCATTAGGGCAACCTGTTAAAGCTACTTTAAAATGTAAATCATTAGGGAATATTGCTTTTTCAATTCTTCTAGCAAATTCAGTTGTATTATATTGAGCTTTAGGACAAACTTTATTTCCTATACATGCAGAGACATTTCTTGTTCCAGCTGCTGGATAACCTTTTCCTTTTTCATCTTGATTTATATTTAATTTATCAATTAAAGGTTGGGCCATTTCATTAACTGCAGGCATATCTTCCATATCTATACCAAGAATTTCAAAACCTTGTCTTGTTGTTATATGAATTTTTCCATCTCCATATTTTGAAGATATTTCTGAAACTAACATTAGACATTCAGGATCTATTAATCCTCCTGGAACTCTAACTCTAAGTGCAGTTTTATATTTAGTTTTAGTTATTCTAAAAGCATTTTTCATTACTTTTTTTATATTCAAATCTCTAATCATATTTTTCTCCAATCACTAATCCACTAAATTTTTTGCAAATTCATAATCAAACACAGGTCCATCTAAACAAATATATGTTGCATCCATTTTGCAGTGCCCACATTTTCCTATACCGCAATGCATATTTCTTTCATAAGAAACCCATATATTTTTTTCTGCCAAATTTAATTTTAAAAATTCTGCAACAGAAAATTTCATCATCATAGGTGGCCCTACAACAACTGCTGAAACATTTGATAAATCATTGAATTTTAATTCAGGAATATACTTTGTAACTAAGCCAATATTTCCTTTGTAACCTTCTTCAGCACCATCAACAGTTAAAACTACATCAAGTTTTTTACCCCATTCTTCTAAATCTTTTGCAAATAAGACATCTTTCGGAGATTTAAAACCAGCTATCAATTTAAAAGATTTTACTTTTTCTGGATTATTATATACAAATTGTATTATTCCTCTAACTGGTGCTAAGGCACTTCCTCCTACAACAATAACTAAATCTTTACCTACATATTCATTTAAGTCAAAACCATTTCCATAGGGACCTCTAATAAATAGTTTATCTCCAATTTTATATTCAAATATTTCATTTGTTACTCTACCAACAGCACGAATAGTAAAATCTATATAATCTTCACCTATTCCTGAAACTGATATAGGACTTTCTCCAAATTTAGGTAAAGATATTTCATAAAATTGACCTGGTTTTGTTTTTCTAGTATCAGTATTAACTCTAAAAGTCCATTCAATATCTGTATGTTTTATAATATCAATAATTCTAGCTGGGCTAGGTATATAAGGATTATCACAATTACACATTTTTTACTCCTCTCTTTTTTCTTTCATTGCTTTAACAACTTTTTCATAAACTTCTGATATTAATTCTTCATTATTTTTTTCTCTCATAGCATGAGCAACTTTCTCATAAGCTTCAGATATTGAAATATATTGTGGACACATATCATCACATCTTCCACAACCAACACACATATTTTCACCAAATCTTTTTTTATAGTCATGAATTTTATGTAAAGTTTTAAATCTCATTCTTTGTCCATGTTTTACTCTAAATGAATGGCCTCCAGCAATATTTGTGTAACCATCTACTTGACAAGAAGCCCAAACTCTTCTTCTTTCTCCCATATTTTCATTTTCTTTATAGTGTATGTCTTGCATTGAGAAACAAGTACAAGTAGGACAACTATAATTACATCTACCACAAGCTATACATCTAGTGTCATACTCATCCCACATCTTATGATTTTGCATATACATAAAATCTACTTTTTCAGGTAAATCAACTTCAAATTCATTTTTAGTCACATAATCTATGTCAAAATCTATCTCTCTTCCAGAAAAAACATTTAAGTCTTCATCTCTTATTTCAAGTTGAATTTCATTTCCTCTTATATTCATTGCAGCATCATAGTTATCAGCTTTATTTGTTCCCATACTTACACAAAAACAGTTTCTAAAAGTTTTGCTACAACCTACAACAACAAATTTTGTTTTCTTTCTAGTTCTAGTATAGAAAAAATCATTACTAGCTCCATTACCTAAATATATTTGGTCTATTCTTTTTACTGCATTCATATCACAAGCTCTTAAAAATACTAATCTTTCTCTAGTATCTTCTGCTGCAACCTTATATTCATCTTCTGTAAAATAAAATAGAACTTCATTAACGGGTAATAATGCTTCTTTTGCTGGAAAATGAGATTTATCTTCCCAATTCATCTCAGAAAAATTATTTACCTTTGCATATCTAACAACATCTGTATCAGAATATGTTCCTCTCTTTTCAAAAGTTCTAGGAGCAAATATCAAATATTTTTTTGATAATTCTTCTAAGCCCCTATCAAACTCCTCAATACTTAATCTAAGTTTCATATCTTTTCCTCCAATTCTAAAACTTAAATGAATTTTAATTATAGTTTTTCTAGTTAATTTTAAAAATTTTATATACTTTTCAAAATATTAAAAATTTCGCTTATATATTATCATTTTGTTTATAAAAAAACTGTGATAATTATCACAGTTTTAAAAATTTTATTAATATTTTCAAAGTAATTCTTGACTTATTTCTTAAAGAATTGTCTTGCTTTTTCCATATCTATATAAAACTTTCTATCTTTCAATAAAATAATAGCTTTCTCATTTAGTAATTTTATACTTCTTGATACAGTTTCTCTTTGATAACCTAACATCTTTGCAAGATAGGTTACTGTTAGATTTAAATTTATTAAAATAAATTTGTCTTCTACATTTTCAATTCCATATAAAGTTCCTAATCTATATAATTTGGCAGCTAATTTTTTTTCTATATTTGTTGAAGTTGAATTTTTTAATTGTCTATAAAGTCTTCTTATTCTTTTTTCCATAAATAACATACAGTTTTTAGCTAAAATATAATCCTTAGACATAATCTTATCAAAAGTTTTTAAACTTATTCTAAGAATTTTTGAATCTTCAAATCCCCAACATTCTATACCAGAAGTATTTTTTCTCATCAATGCTTCATTTATCATAGCACCACTATTTAATAAAAAAATAACTTTATTCTCTCCATTCTCATTAGATTTTACAAGACTTACATTTCCTGAAACTAAAAAATATACATAATCCAAAATTTGTCTATCTGAATACAATGCTTCATTTTTTTTTAACTCTATTGTATCTGAATTATTTTTAATTTCATTTATAGAATTTTTTGATATTCCCTCAAAAACTTCAATTTTTTCTATATCACTATTTTTAGTTTTCATGATTTTTCCTCATTAAAAGTTTATTTTTATATTTATAGAATATTCCTTTTTTTTGGTATTGTCAATTATTGACAAAATAATAAATTTATTGTTAAAATATAAATTATTTTAAAATATTTTATTAGGAGATTTGAATGGGAGAAAAAATAAAAGAACTCAATCCTTTAGGTTATAAACCTGTAGGAAAATTATTAAAATCATTAGCTATTCCAGCAATTATTGCTAACTTAGTCAATGCACTCTATAATGTTGTAGACCAAATATTTATAGGACAAGGAATAGGATATTTAGGAAATGCTGCAACAAATATTGCCTTTCCAATTACAACTATGTGTCTAGCAATAGGTCTTACTTTGGGAATTGGAGGGGCTTCAAACTTTAATTTAGAATTAGGAAAAGGTTATCCAGAAAAATCAAAACATACAGCTGGGACTGCAGCAAGTACATTAATTATTATAGGAATTATACTTTGTATTACAGTTAGAATTTTTTTAGAACCTTTGATGATTGGCTTTGGAGCAACAAATAAAATTTTAGAATACTCAATGGAATATACAGGAATAACATCTTATGGGATACCATTTTTATTGTTTTCAATAGGAGTTAATCCTTTAGTAAGAGCTGATGGAAATGCAAAATATTCTATGATTGCAATAGTTATAGGTGCAATTTTAAATACAATTTTAGACCCACTATTTATGTTTGTATATAATTTGGGAATAGCAGGAGCTGCTTGGGCAACTGTTATAAGTCAAATTATTTCAGCCTTATTATTACTTATATATTTTCCAAAATTTAAATCAGTAAAATTTTCTTTAAATGATTTTATCCCACAATTACATTATTTAAAAAGAATTATTTCATTGGGCTTTGCTTCTTTTATTTATCAATTTTCTAATATGATAGTTTTAGTTACAACTAATAACTTGTTAAAGATTTATGGAAAAAATTCTATATATGGAAGTGATATACCAATAGCAGTTTTTGGAATTGTTATGAAGATAAATGTTATTTTTATTGCAATAGTTTTAGGACTTGTTCAAGGGGCACAACCAATATTTGGCTTTAACTATGGAGCTAAAAATTATCACAGAGTTAGGGAAACAATGAGATTACTTTTAAAAGTTACATTTAGTATAGCAACTATTTTATTTATAATATTTCAAGTTTTTCCTAAACAAATTATTTCTCTATTTGGAGAAGGAGATAAATTATATTTTGAATTTGCAACAAAATATATGAGAATATTCTTGGCATTTATTTCATTAAATTCAATAC is part of the Fusobacterium nucleatum genome and encodes:
- a CDS encoding cation diffusion facilitator family transporter, translating into MKKIKEEKRENVIIKTSIIGIFINLLLVVFKAIIGLISNSIAILLDAVNNLSDALSSIVTIIATKLADSEPDKKHPLGHGRIEYLSAMIVAGIIFYAGITSLIESIKKIFNPLEVEYSKVTFIILIVSIMLKLLLGRYVKNIGEKFNSPSLVASGSDATSDAILSSSVLVSAILYIFTDINIEAYVGVLISIFIIKSGIEIFMDAVNEILGKRVDKETINEIKKTICKIENVYGAYDLMLHNYGPDKYVGSVHIEIPDSMTAEEIDPLERKVTNIVLQKHNVYLSGITIYSMNTKNEDIAKLRYKIYKIVMSNDGVLEFHGFYLEEKNKSIRFDIIIDYSIKNREEIYNKILNDVKKEYPDYTINIKVDIDI
- a CDS encoding DUF4198 domain-containing protein, yielding MLSKKLLIGALVATMSVSSFAHFQMIYTADSNISGKSSVPFELIFTHPSDGVEAHSMDIGKDEKGTINPVVEFFSIHNGEKTDLKANLKASKFGPASKQVASYKFNLDKSSGLKGGGDWGLVFVPAPYYEASEEVYIQQITKVLVNKDDLATDWNKRLANGYPEIIPLSNPITWKGEIFRAQVVDKAGKPVANAEIEIEYLNSNIKNSKFVGELQKEKTATVIYADENGYFSFVPVHKGYWGFAALGAGGEMKHNGKELSQDAVLWIEAK
- a CDS encoding transposase is translated as MYLTLKQQVKHLSKKEFRNLKYLSHIAKNLTNEAIYNIRQYYFRNKKYLSYNENYKILKNSENYKKLNSNMAQQILKEVDGSFKSFFGLLKLVKNGQYDNKKIKLPKYLAKDRFTTLVIGFVRLKDDMLIIPYSNLFRKTHKEIAIKLPPVLKGKKIKEIRIIPKQYSRYFEIQYTYEVKEIQRELNRENGLGIDLGIDNLCTCVTNTGASFLIDGRKLKSINQYYNKINAKLQSIKDKQKIEHTTLRQKRIARKRNNRIEDYLSKAARIIINYCLNNDIGKIVLGYNEDFQRNSNIGSINNQNFVNIPYGKLRDKLIYLCKLYGIEFKLQEESYTSKASFFDGDEIPIYDKENPQEYIFSGKRIKRGLYQTSADKLINADCNGALNILRKSKVVDLSILYNRGELNTPKRIRVV
- a CDS encoding phosphatase PAP2 family protein — translated: MNKLLKLKIKYIIFISIFFVIFYKGAEFYTYTVKNVPSYFMDWEKNIPFLPIFMLPYMTSAPFFLVTIFLEKNESSLKLLMKRAVFLTVVSTTIFVIFPMKFYFSKPEIDNQIFKFLFYLLGKLDSSFNQCPSLHVSFAFLSVVVYCREVKSKFLKSFLCIWGFLLAISILFVYQHHFIDFVGGTLMFLLTCIIFPRKKG
- the asrC gene encoding sulfite reductase subunit C; its protein translation is MIRDLNIKKVMKNAFRITKTKYKTALRVRVPGGLIDPECLMLVSEISSKYGDGKIHITTRQGFEILGIDMEDMPAVNEMAQPLIDKLNINQDEKGKGYPAAGTRNVSACIGNKVCPKAQYNTTEFARRIEKAIFPNDLHFKVALTGCPNDCIKARMHDFGIIGTCLPEYEMDRCVACNACVKKCKKISVEALRMENNKIIRDENKCIGCGECVINCPMSAWTRSPKKYYKLMIMGRTGKKNPRLAEDWLRWVDEDSIVKIIENTYQYVKEYIAKDAPNGKEHIGYIVDRTGFHEFRKWALKDVNLPKETVEKENIYWSGPKYDY
- the asrB gene encoding anaerobic sulfite reductase subunit AsrB: MCNCDNPYIPSPARIIDIIKHTDIEWTFRVNTDTRKTKPGQFYEISLPKFGESPISVSGIGEDYIDFTIRAVGRVTNEIFEYKIGDKLFIRGPYGNGFDLNEYVGKDLVIVVGGSALAPVRGIIQFVYNNPEKVKSFKLIAGFKSPKDVLFAKDLEEWGKKLDVVLTVDGAEEGYKGNIGLVTKYIPELKFNDLSNVSAVVVGPPMMMKFSVAEFLKLNLAEKNIWVSYERNMHCGIGKCGHCKMDATYICLDGPVFDYEFAKNLVD
- the asrA gene encoding anaerobic sulfite reductase subunit AsrA; the encoded protein is MKLRLSIEEFDRGLEELSKKYLIFAPRTFEKRGTYSDTDVVRYAKVNNFSEMNWEDKSHFPAKEALLPVNEVLFYFTEDEYKVAAEDTRERLVFLRACDMNAVKRIDQIYLGNGASNDFFYTRTRKKTKFVVVGCSKTFRNCFCVSMGTNKADNYDAAMNIRGNEIQLEIRDEDLNVFSGREIDFDIDYVTKNEFEVDLPEKVDFMYMQNHKMWDEYDTRCIACGRCNYSCPTCTCFSMQDIHYKENENMGERRRVWASCQVDGYTNIAGGHSFRVKHGQRMRFKTLHKIHDYKKRFGENMCVGCGRCDDMCPQYISISEAYEKVAHAMREKNNEELISEVYEKVVKAMKEKREE
- a CDS encoding Crp/Fnr family transcriptional regulator, with protein sequence MKTKNSDIEKIEVFEGISKNSINEIKNNSDTIELKKNEALYSDRQILDYVYFLVSGNVSLVKSNENGENKVIFLLNSGAMINEALMRKNTSGIECWGFEDSKILRISLKTFDKIMSKDYILAKNCMLFMEKRIRRLYRQLKNSTSTNIEKKLAAKLYRLGTLYGIENVEDKFILINLNLTVTYLAKMLGYQRETVSRSIKLLNEKAIILLKDRKFYIDMEKARQFFKK
- a CDS encoding MATE family efflux transporter, which codes for MGEKIKELNPLGYKPVGKLLKSLAIPAIIANLVNALYNVVDQIFIGQGIGYLGNAATNIAFPITTMCLAIGLTLGIGGASNFNLELGKGYPEKSKHTAGTAASTLIIIGIILCITVRIFLEPLMIGFGATNKILEYSMEYTGITSYGIPFLLFSIGVNPLVRADGNAKYSMIAIVIGAILNTILDPLFMFVYNLGIAGAAWATVISQIISALLLLIYFPKFKSVKFSLNDFIPQLHYLKRIISLGFASFIYQFSNMIVLVTTNNLLKIYGKNSIYGSDIPIAVFGIVMKINVIFIAIVLGLVQGAQPIFGFNYGAKNYHRVRETMRLLLKVTFSIATILFIIFQVFPKQIISLFGEGDKLYFEFATKYMRIFLAFISLNSIQVSIATFFPSIGKAIKGAIVSLTKQLIVLFPLLLTLPKFFGVEGVIYATPLTDLIAFTVAIIFLINEFKHMPKF